From one Nitrospira sp. MA-1 genomic stretch:
- a CDS encoding RNA polymerase sigma factor yields MARDQIIGQLRERIVAFATSRGSRDVAEDLAQEVLMVLHEKYPQVTELTELVPLTFQILRYKMLDLHRKNLRRGEYHQESIDDRPLADPGDDPAVQAEQKERVGQLIDGLQQLGERCRELFRLKLQGHTFPEIQQIFGERSINTIYTWDSRCRKQLLAFLGGRWETTIHQAVEGKRKIGQKDL; encoded by the coding sequence ATGGCCCGGGATCAGATCATTGGCCAACTCCGTGAAAGGATTGTGGCATTTGCGACATCTCGTGGATCAAGGGATGTGGCTGAAGATTTGGCTCAAGAGGTTCTCATGGTTCTACACGAGAAATATCCTCAAGTCACGGAATTAACTGAGCTGGTTCCTCTGACCTTTCAAATTCTCAGGTATAAAATGCTGGATCTCCATCGAAAAAACCTCCGACGGGGCGAATATCATCAGGAATCCATTGATGATCGGCCGCTTGCAGATCCTGGAGATGATCCAGCCGTGCAGGCCGAGCAGAAAGAGCGGGTAGGGCAATTGATCGACGGGCTTCAGCAACTGGGTGAGCGTTGCCGGGAACTATTCCGGTTGAAACTTCAAGGCCACACTTTTCCAGAAATTCAACAGATATTCGGTGAGCGATCCATCAACACCATATATACCTGGGACTCCCGCTGTCGAAAACAACTTCTCGCTTTCCTGGGAGGACGCTGGGAGACCACCATCCATCAGGCTGTTGAAGGCAAAAGGAAAATCGGACAGAAGGATTTATAA
- a CDS encoding class I SAM-dependent methyltransferase, giving the protein MKMIRVSLFPKFSKIFVLGLLTPFVLVGFMASDSSWAAEEDKERWNHKYTTENYLFGRDPIQFLTDHVDLLPKGAALDLAMGEGRNGVFLATKGFQVTGVDISEAGFKKAQALASEKSVTITTLVADLEQYILPPDTFDLIICTYYLQRDLFPKIAQALKPGGMVLIETYTVDHLQYRPQFNRTFLLERNELLTLLPGFRVLRYQEVDSGEAAFASLLAQKPTQTTK; this is encoded by the coding sequence ATGAAGATGATTCGCGTTTCCCTATTCCCAAAATTTTCCAAAATATTTGTCCTGGGTCTTCTGACTCCGTTCGTCCTTGTTGGATTCATGGCCAGTGACTCCTCCTGGGCCGCGGAAGAAGACAAGGAGCGGTGGAATCATAAATATACAACCGAAAACTATCTATTCGGACGAGACCCCATTCAGTTTTTAACAGACCATGTCGACCTTTTACCCAAAGGAGCGGCCCTGGACCTGGCTATGGGTGAAGGACGCAACGGCGTCTTTTTAGCCACAAAAGGCTTTCAGGTCACCGGGGTCGATATTTCGGAGGCGGGCTTCAAAAAAGCTCAGGCCCTGGCTTCCGAAAAAAGCGTGACCATAACCACCCTGGTCGCCGACCTGGAACAATACATCCTTCCTCCCGATACTTTTGATCTCATTATCTGCACCTACTATTTGCAGCGGGACCTCTTTCCAAAAATTGCGCAGGCACTGAAACCGGGCGGGATGGTCCTGATCGAAACCTATACGGTGGATCATTTGCAATACCGCCCACAATTTAACAGGACCTTCCTCTTGGAGCGGAATGAATTATTGACCTTACTTCCAGGGTTTCGGGTACTGCGGTATCAGGAGGTCGATTCCGGAGAGGCCGCCTTTGCCAGTCTTCTGGCACAAAAGCCTACACAGACCACAAAATAA